The following are encoded together in the Streptomyces sp. NBC_00341 genome:
- a CDS encoding GNAT family N-acetyltransferase yields the protein MDITIRPVEPAEYAALGEITAEAYLGDGLLDFGADDPYLVQLRDVPRRAEEAEVLVAADARGRVLGGVTYAPPGNRWADIAAPDEAEFRMLAVSREARGAGAGEALVRACVDRARATAGVTGIVLSTQPAMRGAHRIYGRLGFVRTPERDWYPIEGLSLLTYRLEFPADS from the coding sequence ATGGACATAACCATCAGGCCGGTCGAGCCCGCCGAGTACGCCGCCCTCGGCGAGATCACCGCCGAGGCCTATCTCGGGGACGGGCTGCTGGACTTCGGCGCCGACGATCCGTACCTGGTACAGCTGCGCGACGTCCCCCGGCGGGCCGAGGAGGCCGAGGTGCTCGTCGCGGCGGACGCCCGGGGCCGCGTCCTCGGCGGGGTCACCTACGCGCCGCCGGGCAACCGCTGGGCCGATATCGCGGCGCCGGACGAGGCCGAGTTCCGGATGCTCGCGGTCTCCCGCGAGGCCCGCGGGGCCGGGGCGGGCGAGGCGCTCGTCCGGGCCTGCGTCGACCGCGCACGGGCCACCGCGGGGGTCACCGGGATCGTCCTGTCGACGCAGCCGGCCATGCGCGGGGCCCATAGGATCTACGGGCGCCTCGGCTTCGTCCGGACCCCGGAAAGGGACTGGTATCCGATCGAGGGACTCTCGCTCCTGACGTACCGCCTGGAGTTCCCGGCGGACTCCTGA
- the mctP gene encoding monocarboxylate uptake permease MctP — protein MKDGVNGIALGVFIFFFLAVTVVGFMAARWRKAENEASLDEWGLGGRSFGTWVTWFLLGGDLYTAYTFVAVPAAIYAAGAAGFFAVPYTILVYPMIFTFLPRLWSVSHKHGYVTTSDFVRGRFGSKGLSLAVAVTGILATMPYIALQLVGIQAVLDVMGVGGGENTHWFIKDLPLLIAFAVLAAYTYSSGLRAPALIAFVKDGLIYLVIAVAIIYIPIKLGGFDDIFAAAQEKFNGPPGSKPTGALAPGVDGQWGYATLALGSALALFMYPHSITATLSSRSRNVIRRNTTILPLYSLMLGLLALLGFMAIAAGVKVDNGQLAIPQLFEDMFPDWFAGVAFAAIGIGALVPAAIMSIAAANLFTRNIYKDFLKPDATPAQETRISKLVSLLVKVGALAFVLTMDKTVAINFQLLGGIWILQTMPALVGGLFTRWFHRWALLAGWAVGMVYGTAAAYGVASPTQAHFGGSSKEIPGIGEIGYIGLTAFVLNIVVTVVLTFVLNALKAPAGLDETSPGDYTADAGDPGVKTELPPATAGAPGGH, from the coding sequence ATGAAGGACGGCGTGAACGGCATCGCGCTCGGCGTCTTCATCTTCTTCTTCCTGGCCGTCACGGTCGTCGGCTTCATGGCCGCCCGCTGGCGCAAGGCGGAGAACGAGGCCAGCCTCGACGAATGGGGCCTGGGAGGACGGTCCTTCGGCACCTGGGTCACCTGGTTCCTGCTCGGCGGCGACCTCTACACCGCGTACACCTTCGTCGCCGTGCCCGCGGCGATCTACGCGGCCGGCGCGGCGGGCTTCTTCGCGGTGCCCTACACCATCCTGGTGTACCCGATGATCTTCACCTTCCTGCCGCGCCTGTGGTCGGTCTCGCACAAGCACGGCTACGTCACCACCTCGGACTTCGTCCGCGGCCGGTTCGGCTCCAAGGGGCTCTCGCTGGCCGTCGCGGTCACCGGCATCCTCGCCACCATGCCGTACATCGCGCTCCAGCTCGTCGGCATCCAGGCGGTGCTGGACGTGATGGGCGTCGGCGGCGGCGAGAACACCCACTGGTTCATCAAGGACCTGCCGCTGCTGATCGCGTTCGCTGTGCTCGCCGCGTACACGTACTCCTCGGGACTGCGCGCGCCCGCGCTGATCGCGTTCGTCAAGGACGGGCTGATCTACCTGGTCATCGCCGTGGCGATCATCTACATCCCGATCAAGCTCGGCGGCTTCGACGACATCTTCGCCGCCGCGCAAGAGAAGTTCAACGGCCCGCCGGGCTCCAAGCCGACCGGTGCGCTCGCGCCCGGCGTGGACGGCCAGTGGGGTTACGCCACGCTGGCGTTGGGCTCGGCGCTGGCGCTCTTCATGTACCCGCACTCGATCACGGCGACGCTCTCCAGCCGCAGCCGCAACGTGATCCGCCGCAACACCACGATCCTGCCGCTGTACTCGCTGATGCTGGGCCTGCTCGCGCTGCTCGGCTTCATGGCGATCGCCGCCGGGGTCAAGGTGGACAACGGCCAGCTGGCGATCCCGCAGCTGTTCGAGGACATGTTCCCCGACTGGTTCGCGGGCGTGGCGTTCGCCGCCATCGGCATCGGCGCCCTGGTCCCCGCGGCGATCATGTCGATCGCCGCGGCGAACCTGTTCACCCGGAACATCTACAAGGACTTCCTGAAGCCCGACGCGACCCCCGCCCAGGAGACCAGGATCTCCAAGCTGGTGTCGCTGCTGGTGAAGGTCGGCGCGCTCGCCTTCGTCCTCACCATGGACAAGACGGTCGCGATCAACTTCCAGCTGCTGGGCGGGATCTGGATCCTCCAGACGATGCCGGCCCTGGTCGGCGGCCTGTTCACCCGGTGGTTCCACCGCTGGGCGCTGCTCGCGGGCTGGGCGGTCGGCATGGTCTACGGGACGGCCGCCGCCTACGGGGTCGCCAGCCCCACCCAGGCGCACTTCGGCGGGTCCTCCAAGGAGATCCCGGGCATCGGCGAGATCGGCTACATCGGCCTGACGGCGTTCGTGCTGAACATCGTGGTGACCGTCGTCCTCACCTTCGTCCTGAACGCACTGAAGGCCCCTGCCGGGCTCGACGAGACCTCTCCCGGCGACTACACCGCGGACGCGGGCGACCCGGGCGTGAAGACGGAGCTCCCGCCGGCCACGGCCGGGGCCCCTGGCGGTCACTGA
- a CDS encoding DUF3311 domain-containing protein — MVIALCLIAPFVAMLWVSSYAKIDPTFIGIPFFYWYQMLWVLISTALTMIAYKLWQRDQRARKGGASA, encoded by the coding sequence GTGGTCATCGCCCTCTGCCTCATCGCGCCGTTCGTGGCGATGCTCTGGGTGAGTTCGTACGCCAAGATCGACCCGACCTTCATCGGCATCCCGTTCTTCTACTGGTACCAGATGCTCTGGGTGCTCATCTCGACCGCACTCACGATGATCGCGTACAAGCTGTGGCAGCGTGACCAGCGCGCCCGCAAGGGGGGTGCGTCCGCATGA
- a CDS encoding GntR family transcriptional regulator, whose protein sequence is MGVDGGSAENETGASAGTRTARVPKYYRLKRHLLDMTDTMPPGTPVPPERTLAAEFDTSRTTVRQALQELVVEGRLERIQGKGTFVAKPKVSQALQLTSYTEDMRAQGLEPTSQLLDIGYVTADDTLAGLLDITAGGRVLRIERLRLASGEPMAIETTHLSAKRFPALRRSLVKYTSLYTALSEVYDVRLAEAEETIETSLATPSEAGLLGTDVGLPMLMLSRHSLDEQGEPVEWVRSVYRGDRYKFVARLKRPLD, encoded by the coding sequence ATGGGCGTCGACGGGGGCAGTGCGGAGAACGAGACGGGCGCGAGCGCGGGCACGCGTACCGCGCGCGTTCCGAAGTACTACCGGCTGAAGCGACATCTCCTCGATATGACGGACACGATGCCGCCCGGCACCCCGGTGCCACCGGAACGGACCCTGGCCGCCGAGTTCGACACCTCACGCACCACCGTGCGCCAGGCGCTCCAGGAACTGGTCGTCGAGGGCCGGTTGGAGCGTATCCAGGGCAAGGGCACCTTCGTGGCCAAGCCGAAGGTCTCGCAGGCCCTGCAACTCACCTCGTACACCGAGGACATGCGCGCCCAGGGACTGGAACCGACGTCCCAGCTACTGGACATCGGCTACGTCACCGCCGACGACACACTCGCCGGGCTCCTCGACATCACCGCCGGCGGCCGCGTGCTGCGGATCGAACGGCTGCGGCTGGCGAGCGGTGAGCCGATGGCGATCGAGACCACCCACCTTTCGGCCAAACGCTTCCCGGCGCTGCGGCGTTCACTGGTGAAGTACACCTCGCTCTACACGGCTCTGTCCGAGGTGTACGACGTCCGGCTGGCCGAGGCGGAGGAGACCATCGAGACCTCGCTCGCCACCCCGAGCGAGGCCGGACTGCTCGGTACGGATGTGGGCCTGCCGATGCTGATGCTGTCCCGGCACTCACTGGACGAGCAGGGCGAGCCGGTCGAGTGGGTCCGTTCGGTCTACCGGGGCGACCGCTACAAGTTCGTGGCCCGCCTGAAGCGTCCGCTGGACTGA
- a CDS encoding extracellular solute-binding protein codes for MKRKLIAAIGVAGMVFGMAACGSDDDSGDGKKAGAEGYAGQTLTVWTMSGSNPPGWTKTVTDEFEKKTKAKLKIEVQEWNGIQQKVTTALSESNPPDVLEIGNTQTPAYAKTGGLAELGDVKKEIGGDWADAVNAPSVFDGKQYALPWYFGNRVVMYNKKVFKDAGITETPKTRADLFKAFDAIKKKGDAEPIYLPGQNWYFFDGLLVGQGVEPVKKEGDKYVSNLSDPKVGAAMDVYKQYQSYSKAPKDKDEATPQQAEVFAKGKTGAIIAMGYEAGTAIKANPKLEKDIGFFTIPGETAEKPEGVFLGGSNFAVAAGSKKQDLAKEFLRIALSEKNDGALVKEAGWTPKSEAGQKYAVGQPAAEAAGPAAAKSGGTTPLIPEWAPVENPPNPIKSYMTLVLQGKSSADAAKKVEGELNKRLSQQQ; via the coding sequence GTGAAGCGCAAGCTCATCGCGGCGATCGGCGTCGCGGGCATGGTGTTCGGCATGGCGGCCTGTGGTTCTGACGACGACAGCGGCGACGGCAAGAAGGCCGGTGCCGAAGGATACGCGGGCCAGACCCTGACTGTCTGGACGATGTCCGGCTCGAACCCGCCCGGTTGGACCAAGACGGTCACCGACGAGTTCGAGAAGAAGACCAAGGCCAAGCTGAAGATCGAAGTCCAGGAATGGAACGGTATTCAGCAGAAGGTCACCACGGCCCTCTCCGAGTCCAACCCGCCCGACGTGCTGGAGATCGGTAACACCCAGACCCCCGCGTACGCCAAGACCGGCGGTCTCGCCGAGCTCGGTGACGTGAAGAAGGAGATCGGCGGCGACTGGGCCGACGCGGTCAACGCCCCCTCGGTCTTCGACGGCAAGCAGTACGCCCTGCCGTGGTACTTCGGCAACCGCGTCGTCATGTACAACAAGAAGGTCTTCAAGGACGCCGGTATCACCGAGACGCCGAAGACCCGCGCGGACCTCTTCAAGGCCTTCGACGCCATCAAGAAGAAGGGTGACGCCGAGCCGATCTACCTGCCCGGCCAGAACTGGTACTTCTTCGACGGTCTGCTCGTCGGCCAGGGTGTCGAGCCGGTCAAGAAGGAAGGCGACAAGTACGTCTCCAACCTGAGTGACCCGAAGGTCGGCGCGGCCATGGACGTGTACAAGCAGTACCAGTCCTACTCCAAGGCCCCCAAGGACAAGGACGAGGCCACCCCGCAGCAGGCCGAGGTCTTCGCCAAGGGCAAGACCGGCGCCATCATCGCGATGGGCTACGAGGCCGGCACGGCCATCAAGGCCAACCCGAAGCTGGAGAAGGACATCGGCTTCTTCACCATCCCCGGTGAGACCGCCGAGAAGCCCGAGGGTGTCTTCCTCGGAGGCTCCAACTTCGCCGTCGCCGCGGGCAGCAAGAAGCAGGACCTCGCCAAGGAGTTCCTGCGGATCGCCCTGAGCGAGAAGAACGACGGCGCTCTCGTCAAGGAGGCCGGCTGGACCCCGAAGTCCGAGGCCGGACAGAAGTACGCCGTGGGTCAGCCCGCCGCCGAGGCCGCCGGCCCCGCCGCCGCCAAGTCCGGTGGCACGACGCCGCTGATCCCGGAGTGGGCCCCGGTCGAGAACCCGCCGAACCCGATCAAGAGCTACATGACACTGGTTCTGCAGGGTAAGTCGTCCGCCGATGCCGCCAAGAAGGTCGAGGGCGAGCTCAACAAGCGCCTGAGCCAGCAGCAGTAG
- a CDS encoding carbohydrate ABC transporter permease → MAVETNPSDVAKTAAGRGQGGQPPAAPGGKRGRKLGAGAAAYLLLVPALAVTALLLGYPLVKNGMLSFQNLNMGQLIQHVTEWNGFKNYTEVLGGEDFWRVTVRTIVFTSINVALIMLFGTLIGLLLARLGKRMRLTLMLGLVLAWAMPVVAASTVYQWLFASRFGVVNYVLDQIGFHSMADYNWTGSQVSTFFVVGLLIVWQSIPFVAINLYAATTTIPKELYEAASLDGAGNWKSFTQVTFPFMRPFLYATTFLEVIWVFKAFPQLFTINEGGPNRLTETLPIYAFVEGVGNQHYGMGAAISLLTILIMLGLTSYYLRIVLKQEEDEL, encoded by the coding sequence ATGGCAGTAGAGACCAATCCGTCGGACGTGGCTAAGACAGCCGCAGGCCGGGGGCAGGGCGGGCAGCCACCCGCCGCACCGGGTGGGAAACGCGGGCGGAAGCTGGGCGCGGGGGCCGCGGCCTATCTGCTGCTCGTACCCGCTCTCGCCGTGACGGCGCTCCTCCTCGGCTATCCCCTGGTGAAGAACGGCATGCTGTCGTTCCAGAACCTCAATATGGGACAGCTGATCCAGCACGTCACCGAATGGAACGGGTTCAAGAACTACACGGAGGTCCTCGGCGGAGAGGACTTCTGGCGCGTCACCGTCCGCACCATCGTCTTCACCAGCATCAACGTCGCCCTGATCATGCTGTTCGGCACGCTGATCGGACTGCTGCTCGCCCGCCTCGGCAAGCGGATGCGACTGACCCTGATGCTGGGCCTCGTGCTCGCCTGGGCCATGCCCGTCGTCGCGGCGTCCACCGTCTACCAGTGGCTCTTCGCCTCGCGGTTCGGCGTAGTGAACTACGTGCTCGACCAAATCGGCTTCCACTCCATGGCCGACTACAACTGGACCGGCTCGCAGGTCTCCACCTTCTTCGTGGTCGGGCTGCTGATCGTCTGGCAGTCGATCCCCTTCGTGGCGATCAACCTCTACGCCGCCACCACGACGATCCCCAAGGAACTCTACGAAGCCGCCTCGCTCGACGGGGCCGGCAACTGGAAGAGCTTCACCCAGGTGACGTTCCCGTTCATGCGGCCCTTCCTCTACGCGACGACCTTCCTTGAGGTCATCTGGGTGTTCAAGGCGTTCCCGCAGCTCTTCACCATCAACGAGGGCGGCCCCAACCGCCTCACCGAGACGTTGCCGATCTACGCCTTCGTCGAAGGGGTCGGAAACCAGCACTACGGCATGGGCGCCGCGATCTCGCTGCTCACCATCCTGATCATGCTGGGGCTGACCTCCTACTACCTCCGCATCGTTCTCAAGCAAGAGGAGGACGAGCTGTGA
- a CDS encoding carbohydrate ABC transporter permease, whose protein sequence is MKRSLLGRIWPNATAIVLFAAFVFPVYWMFSTAFKPTGDIITEKPVWFPTNVTFDHFKTAYNAPDFFTLVRNSLTVTLLAVVFSLIIALFASFALARMRFKGRKSMILVFMIAQMAPWEVMVIAIYMLVRDADMLNSLVPLTLFYMVMVLPFTILTLRGYVAAVPKELEESAMVDGCSRPQAFVKVILPLLAPGLMATSLFGFITAWNEFPLVLILNKDPESKTLPLWLSQFQSQFGDDWGATMAAASIFAVPILILFVFLQRKAVSGLTDGAVKG, encoded by the coding sequence GTGAAGCGCTCACTGCTCGGCCGCATCTGGCCCAACGCAACGGCGATCGTCCTCTTCGCCGCTTTCGTCTTCCCCGTCTACTGGATGTTCAGCACGGCGTTCAAGCCGACCGGTGACATCATCACCGAGAAGCCGGTCTGGTTCCCGACGAACGTCACGTTCGACCACTTCAAGACGGCGTACAACGCGCCCGACTTCTTCACGCTGGTCAGGAACTCGCTGACCGTCACGCTGCTCGCGGTCGTCTTCTCGCTGATCATCGCGCTCTTCGCGTCCTTCGCCCTGGCGCGGATGCGGTTCAAGGGCCGCAAGAGCATGATCCTGGTCTTCATGATCGCGCAGATGGCCCCGTGGGAAGTCATGGTCATCGCGATCTACATGCTGGTCCGCGACGCGGACATGCTCAACAGCCTGGTCCCGCTGACCCTCTTCTACATGGTCATGGTGCTGCCCTTCACCATCCTGACGCTGCGCGGCTACGTCGCCGCCGTGCCCAAGGAACTGGAGGAGTCCGCCATGGTCGACGGGTGCAGCCGCCCGCAGGCGTTCGTCAAGGTGATCCTGCCGCTGCTCGCCCCCGGTCTCATGGCGACCTCGCTCTTCGGCTTCATCACGGCGTGGAACGAATTCCCGCTCGTCCTCATCCTCAACAAGGACCCCGAGTCCAAGACGCTGCCGCTGTGGCTCTCCCAGTTCCAGAGCCAGTTCGGCGACGACTGGGGCGCCACCATGGCGGCGGCCTCGATCTTCGCGGTCCCGATCCTGATCCTCTTCGTCTTCCTGCAACGTAAGGCCGTCAGCGGTCTCACCGACGGTGCCGTGAAGGGATAA
- a CDS encoding glycoside hydrolase family 3 protein, translated as MTTLVSTTDTVTRDALAVLQPGFTGTTAPDWLLRRIGEGLSSVGLFGRNVETPGQLAALTAQLRAERDDVLVAIDEEGGDVTRLEVRHGSSFPGNLALGSVDDTVLTRAVAQELGRRLADCGVNLNWAPSADVNSNPGNPVIGVRSFGADPHLVARHTAAYIEGLQAAGVAACTKHFPGHGDTAVDSHHALPRIDVDLETLHARELVPFRAAIAAGSKSVMSAHILLPALDPHRPATLSPQILTGLLREELGYDGLIVTDAVEMQAIASTYGIERGSVLAIAAGADALCVGGGLDDDSTVLRLRDALVSAVRAGELPEERLADAAARVRALASWTRRARGAVPEPGAAVQEGTAPGTGGSTGISSDIGLIAARRALVVTGPAEPLTGPAYVAALTPVSNIAVGDETPWGVAAELARLVPGTGTDTYGSEHANLAADVLRAAGDRRIVAVVRDAHRHPWMTEALDALLAARADTIVVEMGVPQAEPRGAFHIATHGAARVCGLAAAEVITAA; from the coding sequence ATGACCACCCTCGTATCCACCACGGACACCGTCACCCGCGACGCGCTCGCCGTCCTGCAGCCGGGGTTCACCGGCACCACGGCACCGGACTGGCTGCTGCGCCGGATCGGTGAAGGCCTCTCCTCCGTCGGGCTGTTCGGCCGCAACGTCGAGACGCCCGGACAGCTCGCCGCGCTCACCGCCCAGCTCCGCGCCGAACGCGACGACGTGCTCGTCGCGATCGACGAGGAGGGCGGCGACGTCACCAGGCTGGAGGTGCGGCACGGCTCCTCCTTCCCCGGCAACCTGGCGCTCGGCTCCGTCGACGACACCGTGCTGACCCGCGCCGTCGCCCAGGAGCTGGGCCGCCGGCTCGCGGACTGCGGCGTCAACCTCAACTGGGCGCCGTCCGCGGACGTCAACTCCAACCCCGGCAACCCGGTCATCGGCGTACGGTCCTTCGGCGCGGACCCGCACCTGGTCGCCCGGCACACCGCCGCGTACATCGAGGGCCTCCAGGCCGCCGGCGTCGCCGCCTGCACCAAGCACTTCCCGGGGCACGGCGACACCGCGGTCGACTCGCACCACGCGCTGCCGCGCATCGACGTGGACCTGGAGACCCTGCACGCCCGTGAACTGGTGCCCTTCCGGGCGGCCATCGCGGCGGGTTCCAAGTCGGTGATGAGCGCGCATATCCTGCTTCCCGCGCTCGACCCGCACCGCCCGGCGACGCTGAGCCCGCAGATCCTCACCGGTCTGCTGCGCGAGGAGCTGGGCTACGACGGACTGATCGTCACCGACGCCGTGGAGATGCAGGCCATCGCCTCGACGTACGGGATCGAGCGCGGCTCGGTCCTCGCGATCGCGGCGGGCGCCGACGCGCTGTGTGTCGGCGGCGGCCTCGACGACGACAGCACGGTGCTCCGGCTGCGCGACGCGCTGGTCTCGGCGGTCCGTGCCGGTGAACTGCCCGAGGAGCGGCTCGCCGACGCCGCCGCCCGGGTACGGGCCCTCGCGTCCTGGACGCGGCGGGCCCGGGGGGCTGTCCCGGAGCCGGGCGCGGCAGTGCAGGAGGGGACCGCGCCCGGCACCGGGGGCAGCACGGGCATCAGCTCCGACATCGGCCTGATCGCGGCCCGCCGCGCGCTCGTGGTGACCGGCCCGGCCGAACCGCTCACCGGCCCGGCGTACGTCGCCGCGCTCACCCCGGTCTCGAACATCGCGGTGGGGGACGAGACGCCCTGGGGCGTCGCCGCCGAACTGGCCCGGCTGGTGCCGGGCACCGGTACGGACACCTACGGCAGCGAGCACGCGAACCTCGCCGCCGATGTGCTGCGGGCCGCGGGGGACCGGCGCATCGTCGCGGTCGTCCGCGACGCGCACCGTCACCCGTGGATGACGGAGGCCCTGGACGCGCTGCTGGCGGCGCGTGCGGACACGATCGTGGTCGAGATGGGCGTCCCCCAGGCCGAACCCCGGGGAGCCTTCCACATCGCCACCCACGGAGCCGCCAGGGTCTGCGGCCTGGCAGCGGCAGAGGTCATCACCGCCGCCTGA
- the nagB gene encoding glucosamine-6-phosphate deaminase has protein sequence MEVVIVPDAKAGGELIAGAIGTLLSRKPDALLGVATGSTPLPIYQALADKVRSGAVDASRARICQLDEYVGLPAGHPESYRSVVLREVVEPLGLSESSFMGPDGSAEDVQAACEAYDRALAEAGGVDLQLLGIGTDGHIGFNEPCSSLASRTRIKTLTDQTRVDNARFFDNDITQVPHHVITQGIGTILESRHPILLATGEGKADAVAATVEGPVASVVPASALQMHPHATIVVDEAAASKLKLADYFRATYAAKPLWQGI, from the coding sequence GTGGAAGTTGTCATCGTCCCGGACGCCAAGGCAGGCGGCGAACTGATCGCGGGGGCCATCGGCACCCTGCTGAGCCGTAAGCCCGACGCCCTTCTCGGCGTTGCCACCGGCTCGACCCCGCTGCCCATCTACCAGGCGCTGGCGGACAAGGTCCGCTCCGGTGCCGTGGACGCCTCGCGCGCCCGCATCTGCCAGCTCGACGAGTACGTCGGGCTGCCGGCGGGCCACCCGGAGTCGTACCGCTCCGTCGTCCTGCGCGAGGTCGTCGAGCCGCTCGGTCTCTCCGAGTCCTCGTTCATGGGCCCCGACGGCTCCGCGGAGGACGTCCAGGCCGCCTGTGAGGCGTACGACAGGGCGCTCGCGGAGGCCGGCGGGGTGGACCTCCAGCTGCTGGGCATCGGCACCGACGGGCACATCGGCTTCAACGAGCCGTGCTCCTCGCTCGCCTCCCGTACCCGGATCAAGACGCTCACCGATCAGACCCGGGTCGACAACGCGCGCTTCTTCGACAACGACATCACGCAGGTGCCGCACCACGTGATCACCCAGGGCATCGGCACGATCCTGGAGTCCCGCCACCCGATCCTGCTCGCGACGGGCGAGGGCAAGGCCGACGCCGTGGCGGCGACGGTCGAGGGGCCGGTGGCCTCCGTGGTGCCCGCGTCGGCGCTCCAGATGCACCCGCACGCGACGATAGTGGTCGACGAGGCGGCGGCGTCGAAGCTGAAGCTGGCGGACTACTTCCGCGCCACGTATGCGGCGAAGCCGCTGTGGCAGGGTATTTAG
- a CDS encoding SIS domain-containing protein: MSATYPADEGELPGRIMAGEMAEQPAMLRRILDDGAPAIRAVAAEIAARKPRFVLLTARGTSDNAALYAKYLIEITLGLPCGLASMSTTTAYGAKPDLRDVLVITVSQSGGSPDLVASTRAAREAGAVTLAVTNNPDSPLAAVSEYHIDILAGPEKALPATKTYTASLLSLYLFVEGLRGGDGAAAAVLPELAEAVLARKDEVKALASRYRFAERMVITSRGYGYPTAKEAALKLMETSYIPALSYSGADLLHGPLAMVDNISPVIAVVTDGRGGEALQPVLDRLRGRGADLFVVGPKAQVQAASAGFVLPTAGVAEEVQPILEILPLQMLAYEVTIARGQDPDAPRALAKVTETH; this comes from the coding sequence ATGTCCGCCACCTACCCGGCAGACGAGGGCGAGCTGCCCGGCCGGATCATGGCCGGCGAGATGGCCGAGCAGCCCGCGATGCTCCGCCGCATCCTCGACGACGGAGCCCCCGCCATCCGCGCGGTGGCGGCCGAGATCGCCGCGCGCAAGCCGCGCTTCGTCCTGCTCACCGCCCGCGGTACGTCGGACAACGCCGCGCTCTACGCGAAGTACCTGATCGAGATCACGCTCGGGCTGCCCTGCGGTCTGGCCTCGATGTCCACCACCACCGCGTACGGCGCGAAGCCGGATCTCAGGGACGTCCTGGTCATCACCGTCAGCCAGTCCGGCGGCTCGCCCGATCTGGTCGCGTCCACCAGGGCCGCGCGGGAGGCCGGCGCGGTGACGCTGGCCGTGACCAACAACCCGGACTCGCCGCTCGCCGCGGTCTCCGAGTACCACATCGACATCCTGGCGGGCCCGGAGAAGGCGCTGCCGGCCACCAAGACGTACACCGCCTCGCTGCTGTCGCTGTACCTGTTCGTGGAGGGGCTGCGCGGCGGCGACGGTGCCGCCGCCGCGGTCCTGCCGGAGCTGGCCGAGGCGGTCCTGGCCCGAAAGGACGAGGTCAAGGCCCTGGCGTCGCGCTACCGCTTTGCCGAGCGCATGGTCATCACCTCGCGCGGCTACGGCTATCCCACGGCCAAGGAAGCCGCCCTGAAGCTGATGGAGACGAGCTACATCCCCGCTCTCTCCTATTCCGGGGCCGACCTGCTGCACGGCCCCCTCGCCATGGTCGACAACATCTCCCCGGTGATCGCCGTGGTCACCGACGGCCGGGGCGGCGAGGCCCTCCAGCCGGTGCTCGACCGGCTGCGCGGGCGGGGCGCCGACCTCTTCGTGGTCGGCCCGAAGGCCCAGGTGCAGGCGGCCTCGGCGGGCTTCGTACTGCCGACCGCCGGGGTCGCGGAGGAGGTCCAGCCGATCCTGGAGATCCTGCCGCTGCAGATGCTGGCGTACGAGGTGACGATCGCCCGGGGCCAGGATCCGGACGCCCCGCGCGCGCTGGCGAAGGTCACGGAGACGCACTGA